Proteins found in one Clostridium kluyveri DSM 555 genomic segment:
- the ftsA gene encoding cell division protein FtsA, with amino-acid sequence MSGYIIGIDIGSSNICAAAGKVERNGRMQILGITSSGCNGVKKGIVVDIDKTSESIKNCISSLERMIDIKINEAYISLPGGISELIWNKGVIAVSSEDREIRYNDVKRVLKAAKIITIPNDKEVIGVIPEQYIIDGYDNIKDPIGMNGLRLEVDAQIILARSTIINNIFKSVNKAGIKVLGIVFQPIAISQVVLKEEEIQRGVALVDVGSESINIYIYEGGILRSISTIALGGSIITNDIAVCLKLPFSEAEKLKIKYGSVSADPGKKSLKIEVNADYNKVKVDYDILVQIMEARVEELFSIIDKEIRVSEYYDKLSGIVLVGGGIATIKGIEDFGKNLLEKFMRIGTTKYIGASSPLYVTAVGIVKDVSNSIKYKNIDTTTNKNEDVTSYEEIAVGLGKKNDKDKHMGFVTKIKEFFTDFF; translated from the coding sequence ATGAGTGGATATATAATTGGAATAGATATAGGTTCATCCAATATTTGTGCTGCAGCAGGAAAAGTGGAAAGAAACGGAAGGATGCAAATATTAGGGATAACTTCTTCAGGCTGTAATGGTGTGAAGAAAGGAATAGTTGTGGATATAGATAAAACCTCTGAATCTATAAAAAATTGTATAAGTTCATTAGAGAGAATGATAGATATTAAAATAAATGAAGCATATATATCTTTGCCTGGAGGAATAAGTGAACTTATCTGGAATAAAGGGGTAATTGCTGTATCGTCAGAAGATCGTGAAATAAGGTATAATGATGTTAAAAGAGTTTTAAAAGCAGCTAAAATTATTACTATTCCAAACGACAAAGAAGTTATAGGGGTAATACCTGAGCAGTACATAATTGACGGCTATGATAATATAAAAGACCCTATTGGTATGAATGGACTTAGACTGGAAGTGGATGCCCAGATAATACTGGCTCGTTCAACTATAATAAATAATATTTTTAAAAGTGTAAATAAGGCAGGAATAAAGGTGCTTGGAATAGTATTTCAACCTATAGCTATATCCCAAGTAGTATTAAAAGAAGAGGAGATTCAAAGGGGAGTAGCTCTTGTAGACGTGGGTTCAGAGTCTATAAATATTTATATATATGAAGGAGGAATTTTAAGAAGTATAAGTACTATAGCTTTAGGTGGAAGCATTATAACAAATGATATTGCAGTATGTCTTAAGCTTCCTTTTTCAGAGGCAGAAAAACTTAAAATAAAATATGGAAGTGTAAGTGCGGATCCAGGGAAGAAAAGCTTAAAAATAGAGGTTAATGCGGATTATAATAAGGTTAAAGTTGATTATGATATTTTAGTTCAGATTATGGAAGCTAGGGTTGAAGAATTATTCTCTATAATAGACAAGGAAATAAGAGTTTCTGAATATTATGATAAGCTTTCAGGTATAGTTTTAGTAGGAGGAGGTATAGCTACAATAAAGGGCATAGAAGATTTTGGCAAAAATCTGTTAGAAAAATTTATGAGGATTGGAACTACGAAATATATAGGGGCCTCAAGTCCGCTGTATGTTACAGCAGTTGGTATAGTAAAGGATGTTTCTAATTCAATAAAATATAAAAATATAGATACTACAACAAATAAAAATGAAGATGTAACTAGTTATGAGGAAATAGCTGTGGGATTAGGAAAGAAGAATGATAAGGATAAACATATGGGGTTTGTAACAAAAATAAAAGAATTTTTTACGGACTTTTTTTAA
- a CDS encoding glycosyltransferase family 2 protein yields the protein MSIFKEIILNASRVLTYMVYIISIYYLCISFFGIWKRRDEQEVEPKNSFALIVAAHNEEIVIKDILESLNGLEYPKELYDVFVIADNCTDKTAIKAREKGAIVYERVDGSKRGKGYALEWMFRKIFNMKRKYDAIAIFDADNLVHKNFLKEMNKQLSRGYKVVQGYLDSKNPYDTWITGSYSIAFWTCNRMFQLARSNLGLSTQLGGTGFCINTDILQKLGWGATCLTEDLEFTCKLVLYGYKIGWAHNAIIYDEKPLTLFQSWKQRKRWMQGFADVSSRYFFKLIKKSIKTFDFVLFDCALYSIQPIITVLIGLSVVSGGVQYLMRTYHLISNFNTVVYSVNFNLLTISAVLLSILQFIYTPFMLVLEKKLDLKIFFYYIIYPIYAITWFPISVQGIINKNDKEWSHTTHSRSIKIKELEKVN from the coding sequence TTGAGCATATTTAAAGAAATAATTCTTAATGCCTCTCGTGTTTTGACTTACATGGTCTATATAATATCAATATATTATCTGTGTATATCGTTTTTTGGAATATGGAAGAGAAGGGATGAACAAGAGGTAGAGCCTAAGAATAGTTTTGCATTAATTGTAGCTGCTCATAATGAAGAAATTGTAATTAAGGATATTTTAGAAAGCCTAAATGGACTTGAATATCCTAAAGAATTATATGATGTTTTTGTCATTGCAGATAACTGTACGGATAAGACTGCAATAAAAGCTAGAGAAAAAGGTGCTATAGTGTATGAAAGAGTTGATGGCAGTAAAAGAGGTAAAGGATATGCACTGGAATGGATGTTTCGAAAAATTTTTAACATGAAAAGAAAATATGATGCAATTGCTATATTTGATGCGGATAATCTTGTACATAAAAATTTTTTAAAGGAGATGAATAAACAGCTTTCTAGGGGATATAAAGTTGTCCAAGGATATTTAGATAGTAAAAATCCTTATGATACATGGATAACAGGAAGCTATTCCATAGCATTTTGGACCTGTAATAGAATGTTTCAACTAGCTAGAAGTAATTTGGGATTATCAACCCAGTTAGGTGGAACTGGTTTTTGTATAAATACAGATATTTTACAGAAATTAGGATGGGGTGCAACTTGTCTTACGGAAGATTTAGAATTTACCTGTAAGTTGGTTTTATATGGATATAAAATAGGATGGGCTCATAATGCTATAATATACGATGAAAAGCCTCTTACACTTTTTCAATCATGGAAACAGCGTAAAAGATGGATGCAAGGATTTGCAGATGTATCAAGCAGATATTTTTTTAAACTTATAAAAAAATCAATAAAAACTTTTGATTTTGTTCTCTTTGACTGTGCTCTATACAGTATTCAACCTATAATAACTGTACTCATAGGATTATCTGTTGTAAGTGGAGGAGTTCAATATCTCATGAGAACATACCACCTAATATCCAATTTTAATACAGTGGTATATTCAGTGAATTTTAATCTGCTTACAATATCAGCGGTGTTACTTTCAATATTACAATTTATATATACTCCATTTATGTTGGTTTTAGAAAAAAAATTAGATTTAAAAATATTTTTTTACTACATAATTTATCCTATTTATGCAATTACGTGGTTTCCAATTTCGGTGCAGGGTATTATAAATAAAAATGATAAAGAATGGAGTCACACTACCCACAGCCGAAGTATAAAAATAAAAGAATTAGAGAAAGTTAATTAA
- a CDS encoding O-methyltransferase, with the protein MSNVAYDYIECYIRSLIEEHKDVLKELEDYAKENSVPIVQKEVAKFLELMISIKKPLKILELGTAIGYSAILMSISSGKKSLITTVERDNNMVEIAKDNIEKYKFMDCIQVVEGDCLEVLKNTKEQYDFIFMDAGKGHYNQFLPYCLKLLDKDGIIVADNVLFRGMVAWDKLVVKRKITIVKRMREYLSNISDNNKFVTSIIPMGDGIAVTVRRN; encoded by the coding sequence ATGAGTAATGTTGCATATGATTATATAGAGTGTTATATAAGATCACTGATAGAAGAACATAAGGATGTATTAAAAGAACTAGAGGACTATGCAAAAGAAAATTCCGTACCTATAGTTCAAAAAGAAGTAGCAAAATTTTTAGAACTTATGATAAGTATAAAAAAACCTTTAAAAATTTTGGAACTTGGAACAGCCATTGGTTATTCTGCAATTTTAATGAGTATAAGTTCTGGAAAAAAAAGTTTAATAACCACTGTGGAGAGAGATAATAATATGGTGGAAATTGCCAAAGATAATATAGAAAAGTATAAATTTATGGATTGTATTCAGGTTGTTGAAGGGGACTGTCTGGAGGTACTTAAAAATACAAAAGAACAATATGATTTTATATTTATGGATGCAGGTAAAGGACACTACAATCAATTTCTACCTTATTGCCTTAAATTATTAGATAAGGATGGAATAATAGTGGCAGATAATGTGCTTTTTAGAGGAATGGTGGCATGGGATAAATTGGTAGTAAAAAGGAAAATAACTATAGTTAAAAGAATGAGAGAATATTTAAGTAATATATCTGACAATAATAAATTTGTTACATCAATTATACCTATGGGAGATGGTATAGCTGTTACGGTGAGGAGGAATTGA
- the ftsZ gene encoding cell division protein FtsZ, translating to MLDFDVDVQQFAQIKVIGCGGGGNNAVNRMIKEGLKNVEFIAINTDKQALMLSQASQKIQIGDKLTKGLGAGANPEIGQKAAEENKDEITQAIKGADMVFITAGMGGGTGTGAAPIIAEIAKSMGILTVGVVTKPFPFEGRKRMLHAEMGIKNLKDKVDTLVTIPNERLLSVVDKKTTLMESFRFADDILRQGVQGISDLITIPGLVNLDFADVRTIMIDKGLAHMGVGKGNGDNRAQDAAKQAISSPLLETSIVGATGVLLNITGGQDLGLLEINEAAEIVQEAADPDANIIFGAVIDENIKDEIRITVIATGFEAEKDQIKEDLTVKKDIKKSQSNNIINSKNEAAASVEYEKFNENDLEIPAFLRRQKK from the coding sequence GTGTTAGATTTTGATGTAGATGTTCAGCAATTTGCACAGATAAAAGTAATAGGATGTGGCGGCGGGGGAAATAATGCAGTAAATAGAATGATAAAAGAAGGATTAAAAAATGTTGAGTTTATAGCTATAAATACAGATAAACAGGCATTAATGCTTTCACAGGCGTCACAAAAAATACAAATAGGAGATAAGCTTACTAAAGGACTTGGAGCAGGAGCAAATCCTGAAATAGGACAAAAAGCTGCAGAGGAAAATAAGGATGAGATAACACAAGCTATAAAAGGGGCAGACATGGTATTTATTACAGCAGGAATGGGAGGCGGAACTGGAACTGGGGCGGCACCTATAATTGCAGAAATTGCTAAATCCATGGGAATACTCACAGTAGGAGTAGTTACAAAGCCTTTCCCTTTCGAGGGCAGGAAAAGGATGCTGCATGCAGAAATGGGCATAAAAAATTTAAAGGATAAGGTAGATACCTTAGTTACAATTCCAAATGAAAGACTTCTTTCTGTAGTAGATAAAAAGACAACTTTAATGGAATCTTTTAGATTCGCAGATGATATATTAAGGCAAGGTGTACAAGGTATATCAGATTTAATAACCATACCTGGTCTTGTAAATTTAGATTTTGCAGATGTAAGGACAATTATGATAGATAAAGGTCTTGCTCACATGGGGGTAGGGAAAGGAAATGGAGATAATAGAGCACAAGATGCTGCCAAACAGGCTATATCCAGTCCTCTGCTTGAAACTTCTATAGTAGGAGCTACAGGAGTTCTTCTTAATATAACTGGTGGACAAGATCTTGGGCTGCTGGAAATAAATGAAGCAGCAGAAATAGTTCAAGAGGCTGCAGATCCTGATGCCAATATAATATTTGGAGCTGTTATAGATGAAAATATAAAGGATGAAATAAGAATTACAGTTATAGCTACAGGTTTTGAAGCTGAAAAAGATCAAATTAAAGAAGATTTAACTGTAAAAAAGGATATTAAAAAATCTCAATCCAATAATATAATCAA
- a CDS encoding type IV pilus twitching motility protein PilT: MVSLKNLLEKTIEENASDLHLTVGAPPAMRINGKLKKLGKEKLQPSDTDKFSREILEEDYEKYMRIGEIDISFSVAGLGRFRVNVFKQRGSSAIAVRVVGLKVPTLNELNFPPVIKELLSHKRGLNLVTGPTGCGKSTTLAAMINEINSNRAAHIITLEDPIEYLHKHNKSLISQREIGKDSLSYANALKAVLREDPDVILVGEMRDLETISIALTAAETGHLVLSTLHTVGAAQTIDRIIDVFPPHQQQQIKIQLSAVIKGIVSQQLLSKSNGDGRIAALEIMIATEAIKNMIREGKTHQIESSMQTGIKYGMKTMDMSLAELYRKGYITYESALAYSIDRNILTRMMSL; encoded by the coding sequence GTGGTATCACTAAAAAATTTATTGGAAAAAACTATAGAAGAAAATGCATCAGATTTACATCTCACAGTGGGGGCGCCTCCTGCTATGAGAATAAATGGAAAACTTAAAAAATTGGGAAAGGAAAAATTACAACCATCAGATACAGATAAATTTAGTAGAGAAATATTAGAGGAAGATTATGAAAAGTATATGAGAATTGGTGAAATTGATATATCTTTTTCTGTAGCAGGACTTGGAAGATTCAGAGTAAATGTATTTAAACAAAGAGGGAGTAGTGCTATTGCAGTAAGAGTTGTAGGATTGAAGGTACCTACTTTAAATGAACTTAATTTTCCTCCAGTGATAAAAGAATTATTAAGCCATAAGAGAGGATTAAATTTAGTAACAGGTCCTACCGGCTGTGGAAAAAGTACAACCCTAGCAGCTATGATAAATGAAATAAATTCTAATAGAGCAGCTCATATAATAACCCTTGAAGATCCTATAGAATATTTACATAAGCATAATAAGTCTTTAATAAGTCAAAGGGAAATAGGTAAGGATTCTTTAAGTTATGCTAATGCTTTAAAAGCGGTATTAAGAGAAGATCCTGATGTGATTTTAGTTGGAGAAATGAGAGATTTAGAGACAATATCTATTGCACTTACTGCTGCTGAAACTGGCCATCTGGTACTTTCTACTTTACATACTGTAGGTGCAGCTCAAACTATAGATAGAATTATAGATGTATTTCCACCTCATCAACAACAGCAAATAAAAATACAGTTATCTGCGGTAATAAAAGGAATAGTATCTCAGCAGCTTTTATCAAAGTCAAATGGAGATGGAAGAATAGCTGCACTTGAAATTATGATTGCCACAGAGGCTATTAAAAACATGATAAGGGAAGGCAAGACTCACCAAATAGAATCTTCTATGCAAACGGGTATAAAATATGGAATGAAAACAATGGATATGTCTTTAGCAGAACTTTATAGAAAGGGATATATAACTTATGAATCTGCTCTTGCCTATTCTATCGATCGCAATATACTTACTCGAATGATGTCTTTATAA
- the mltG gene encoding endolytic transglycosylase MltG, whose protein sequence is MKKNLKSIFLLCSLALIIIVGVLYFVVTNIKYPLRYNEGKVNISINNEKNLSQVVDKLEKEKLIKNAFILKWYINRHFGDIGVKKGIYSFSNNITLDNFETYLKKGIKDDEPVKVLIPEGYDIEHIGSILEKKGIISSANFLESCKNYKLPDFIKADSKRRYNLEGYLFPDTYEFLKGSSGKAIIDIMLDRFTSVIEEVEQNTGVQLKGSNLDDMITMASIVEKEVEIPEERGKAASVFYNRLQKGMKLQSCATVLYALGVHKDKLYYKDLEVDSVYNTYKVSGLPEGPICNPGKGCILAAIKPSNTNYIYFVSNNDGTHFFTDDNEKFLQVKKATQGD, encoded by the coding sequence ATCATAATAGTGGGTGTTTTATATTTTGTGGTGACAAACATAAAATACCCTCTTAGGTATAATGAAGGTAAAGTAAATATCAGTATAAATAATGAAAAAAATTTATCTCAGGTGGTAGATAAACTAGAAAAAGAAAAATTAATAAAAAATGCATTTATATTAAAATGGTATATAAACAGACATTTTGGAGATATTGGAGTAAAAAAGGGAATATATTCCTTTTCCAATAATATAACTTTAGATAATTTTGAAACTTACCTAAAGAAGGGAATCAAAGATGATGAGCCTGTAAAAGTTTTAATACCTGAAGGATATGATATAGAACATATAGGAAGTATTTTGGAGAAAAAGGGTATAATATCAAGTGCAAATTTTTTGGAAAGCTGTAAAAATTATAAATTACCTGATTTTATAAAAGCAGATTCTAAAAGAAGATATAATTTAGAGGGATATCTATTTCCGGATACGTATGAGTTTTTAAAGGGAAGTAGTGGAAAAGCTATAATTGATATCATGCTGGATAGGTTTACTTCAGTTATAGAAGAAGTAGAGCAGAATACCGGTGTACAGTTAAAAGGTAGTAATCTTGATGATATGATAACTATGGCTTCCATAGTGGAAAAGGAGGTAGAAATTCCAGAAGAAAGAGGAAAAGCAGCTTCTGTGTTTTATAACAGATTACAAAAAGGAATGAAACTTCAATCTTGTGCTACGGTATTGTATGCGCTGGGAGTACACAAGGATAAATTATATTATAAAGATTTGGAAGTTGATTCTGTGTATAATACTTATAAAGTGAGTGGGCTTCCAGAGGGGCCTATATGCAATCCCGGAAAAGGATGTATTCTTGCAGCTATAAAGCCTTCTAATACAAACTATATTTATTTTGTTTCCAATAATGATGGCACACATTTTTTTACGGATGATAACGAAAAGTTTCTACAGGTAAAAAAGGCTACCCAGGGAGATTGA
- the sigK gene encoding RNA polymerase sporulation sigma factor SigK — protein MFLTNCLLDILGNVVFMTAYVTNNSSFPQPLNDEEERYYLRKLKEGDLLAKSILVERNLRLVAHIVKKYSYPGKDVDDLISIGTVGLIKAIDSFDSCKGTRLATYAAKCIENEILMLIRNNKKIKNEVYLQDPIGVDKEGNEISLMDVLSSDEDSIIEIVEQKIQVKKLYSKINTCLSQREKSVVEMRYGLLEGKPKTQREIAKILGISRSYVSRIEKKALKKLYKELNYGAK, from the coding sequence GTGTTTTTAACAAATTGCTTATTAGACATTCTAGGAAATGTAGTGTTTATGACAGCTTATGTTACTAATAATAGTTCATTTCCTCAACCTTTAAATGATGAAGAAGAAAGATATTATTTAAGGAAATTAAAAGAAGGAGATTTGCTTGCTAAAAGTATTTTAGTGGAGAGAAATTTAAGACTGGTAGCACATATTGTAAAAAAATATTCATATCCTGGTAAAGATGTGGATGATTTGATTTCTATTGGAACTGTGGGGTTAATTAAAGCAATAGATTCCTTTGATTCATGTAAGGGTACCAGGCTTGCAACATATGCGGCAAAATGCATAGAGAATGAAATATTAATGCTTATAAGGAATAACAAAAAAATTAAAAATGAAGTATATCTTCAGGATCCAATAGGTGTAGATAAGGAAGGCAATGAAATATCTCTTATGGATGTACTAAGTAGTGATGAAGATTCTATAATTGAAATAGTAGAACAAAAAATACAAGTAAAAAAATTATATTCTAAAATAAATACCTGTCTATCTCAAAGGGAAAAAAGTGTAGTGGAAATGAGGTATGGGCTTTTAGAAGGTAAGCCAAAAACTCAGAGGGAAATAGCTAAAATTCTAGGAATATCCAGATCTTATGTATCCAGAATTGAAAAAAAAGCTTTAAAAAAGTTATATAAAGAACTAAATTATGGTGCAAAGTAA
- a CDS encoding penicillin-binding transpeptidase domain-containing protein — translation MLKINRNLIKNRQCILFLIFNIIFLMLYFKIISLQYLKEDELSVMANSQYSYKESLTDANYVLYDCNGQQLMNYNKEYYVVISPDIFLKDNPDANSESMLTLIYTLRNYNENYDLAKVGILNTSEKLYYQIDLSTYNKLKNIHDVNGFYIYEYSPLNRTGVWSIENLLLNSKRTADNTIKSKDSLEMKIYEKIKDNEKPQIVFERDANGKIINEKTTLPENNVNVRLTLDKSIQNGIKQILNTSENKNFGQIGVVLMEAGTGKIKALVQKDDTKPNVNLGIATNHGFFPGSTFKVIVEEAGLDKGIIKTNDKFTSKGLYGEESEKYNVLTPEEALTLSSNDVFAQIGNKVGFNNFYDNAKSQGLFDKVLNLDGEKEGIFEVKNPNVSDGSVGLAAIGQNIRITPIEAISIPNTVVNDGAYVKPYLLDAYVDNQNNTIESLNTTSNSVIKKSTAEEIKDQMINVVKNGTGRSAYIDGMEIGGKTGSTQRIELTGQNKNAEEHSDGWFVGFFKVSGKYYSMVVFVQDIDKDSESGGNTAAPIFKNIVLKIVPYLK, via the coding sequence ATGTTGAAAATAAATAGAAATTTAATAAAAAATAGGCAGTGCATTTTATTTTTAATTTTTAATATTATATTTTTAATGCTGTATTTTAAAATAATAAGTCTTCAATATTTAAAAGAAGATGAGCTTAGTGTAATGGCTAATTCTCAGTATTCCTATAAAGAATCTTTAACAGATGCCAATTACGTACTATATGATTGTAATGGACAACAGCTTATGAATTATAATAAAGAGTATTATGTTGTAATATCTCCAGATATATTTTTAAAAGATAATCCAGATGCAAATTCAGAAAGTATGTTGACATTAATATATACTCTTAGGAACTATAACGAGAATTATGATCTGGCTAAGGTTGGGATATTGAATACCAGTGAAAAATTATACTATCAGATTGATTTAAGTACTTATAATAAACTAAAAAATATACATGATGTAAATGGATTTTATATATATGAATATTCGCCTTTAAATAGAACTGGGGTATGGAGCATAGAAAATTTACTGTTAAATTCCAAGAGAACTGCAGACAATACAATAAAATCTAAAGATTCTCTGGAGATGAAGATATATGAAAAGATTAAGGATAATGAAAAGCCCCAAATTGTATTTGAAAGGGATGCAAATGGTAAAATAATAAATGAAAAAACTACTTTGCCTGAGAATAATGTAAATGTAAGGTTAACTTTAGATAAAAGTATACAAAATGGCATAAAGCAAATATTAAATACCAGTGAAAACAAAAATTTTGGCCAAATTGGAGTTGTGCTAATGGAAGCTGGTACTGGCAAAATAAAAGCTCTAGTACAAAAAGACGATACAAAACCTAATGTGAATTTAGGTATTGCTACTAATCATGGTTTTTTTCCGGGCTCTACATTTAAAGTTATTGTAGAAGAAGCTGGACTTGATAAAGGTATAATAAAAACAAATGATAAATTTACCAGTAAAGGGTTATATGGAGAAGAGAGTGAAAAGTATAATGTTTTAACACCGGAGGAAGCTCTGACACTATCTTCTAATGATGTATTTGCACAAATAGGGAATAAAGTTGGATTTAATAATTTTTATGATAATGCAAAATCTCAGGGATTATTTGATAAAGTTTTGAATTTAGACGGGGAAAAAGAAGGAATATTTGAAGTTAAAAATCCTAATGTTAGTGATGGCAGTGTGGGACTTGCAGCTATAGGGCAAAATATAAGAATAACGCCAATAGAAGCTATAAGTATACCAAATACGGTTGTAAATGATGGAGCTTATGTTAAACCTTATTTGTTAGATGCTTATGTAGATAACCAAAATAATACTATAGAATCTTTAAATACAACAAGTAACTCCGTAATAAAAAAATCTACTGCAGAAGAGATTAAAGATCAAATGATAAATGTAGTAAAAAATGGTACCGGTAGATCCGCATATATAGATGGCATGGAAATAGGAGGAAAGACTGGAAGCACTCAAAGGATAGAATTGACAGGGCAAAATAAAAATGCAGAAGAACACTCTGATGGATGGTTCGTAGGATTTTTTAAGGTTTCTGGGAAATATTATTCTATGGTCGTATTTGTTCAAGATATAGACAAAGATAGTGAAAGTGGAGGAAATACGGCAGCTCCAATTTTTAAAAATATAGTTTTAAAGATAGTACCTTATTTAAAATAA
- a CDS encoding peptidase U32 family protein: MKKPELLAPAGNLEKLKTAINFGADAVYLGGSRLNLRAFADNFTDEELREGIEYAHSRGKKVFITVNVFPHNEDLKGLEDYLKKLYELKADAILVSDPGIIITAKEVVPDLELHLSTQANNVNWKSANFWYSQGMKRIVLARELSLQEIREIREHLPEDCEIEAFVHGSMCISYSGRCVLSNYMTGRDSNRGQCAQPCRYKYYLMEEKRPGEYFPVFEDDRGAYILNSKDLCMIEHIPKLVECGINSFKIEGRMKSSYYVATVVKAYRRAIDAYFKDPKNYVFQSKWMEDLIKASHRVYFTGFYFGDTSSQIHDTSSYIRDYDIIGIVKSYDGRRDIAVIEQRNKVFDGDNVEVLRPEGEGFCINLDDMKDEEGKEIEAAPVAQMIFTAKVDKELQEGDMLIKLKKL; this comes from the coding sequence ATGAAGAAACCAGAGCTTTTAGCCCCAGCTGGAAACTTGGAGAAACTAAAGACAGCCATAAATTTTGGAGCTGATGCAGTTTATCTTGGAGGAAGCAGACTGAATTTAAGGGCCTTTGCAGATAACTTTACAGATGAGGAGCTAAGAGAAGGGATAGAGTATGCACATAGTAGAGGCAAGAAGGTATTTATAACTGTAAATGTATTTCCTCACAATGAAGATTTAAAAGGATTGGAAGATTATTTAAAAAAATTATATGAATTAAAAGCAGATGCAATACTTGTGTCAGATCCAGGAATAATAATAACCGCAAAGGAAGTTGTTCCTGATTTGGAATTGCATTTAAGTACCCAGGCCAATAATGTAAATTGGAAGTCTGCTAATTTTTGGTATAGTCAGGGTATGAAAAGGATAGTACTTGCAAGAGAGTTATCCCTCCAGGAAATAAGAGAGATAAGGGAACATCTACCAGAAGACTGTGAAATAGAGGCATTTGTTCACGGTTCTATGTGTATATCCTATTCGGGCAGGTGTGTGCTCTCAAATTATATGACGGGAAGAGATTCCAACAGGGGTCAGTGTGCTCAACCCTGTAGATATAAATATTATTTAATGGAGGAAAAAAGGCCAGGAGAATATTTTCCTGTATTTGAAGATGATAGGGGAGCTTATATATTAAACTCAAAGGATCTCTGCATGATAGAACATATCCCTAAATTGGTAGAATGTGGTATAAATTCATTTAAAATAGAGGGAAGAATGAAAAGTTCTTATTATGTAGCTACTGTAGTAAAAGCTTATAGAAGAGCTATTGATGCCTATTTTAAAGATCCAAAGAATTATGTGTTTCAAAGTAAATGGATGGAAGATTTGATTAAAGCAAGTCATAGAGTTTATTTTACAGGATTTTATTTTGGGGATACTTCTAGTCAGATCCATGATACCTCCTCTTATATAAGAGATTATGATATAATAGGTATAGTGAAAAGTTATGATGGTCGCAGGGACATAGCAGTTATAGAACAGAGAAATAAAGTTTTTGATGGAGATAACGTAGAGGTATTGAGACCAGAAGGAGAGGGTTTCTGTATAAATCTAGATGATATGAAAGATGAAGAAGGTAAAGAAATAGAAGCTGCACCGGTGGCTCAAATGATATTTACAGCTAAGGTAGATAAGGAGCTTCAAGAGGGAGATATGCTTATAAAATTAAAAAAATTGTAA